The DNA sequence CTGGAGCTTGAAACAGATGCCAAAGACGTCGTATACGTGCGAATCGACCGCACACGCAAAATTCCGGCAACGGTACTTCTGCGTGCGCTCGGATTCGGCTCTGATCAAGAAATCATTGATCTGCTCGGTGAAGACGAGTATCTGCGTAATACGCTGGAAAAAGACAATACGGATGGATCGGAAAAGGCGCTTCTCGAGATTTATGAGCGGCTGCGCCCTGGAGAACCGCCGACAGTAGACAGTGCGAAGAGCCTGTTGGACTCGCGTTTCTTCGATCCGAAGCGATACGACCTTGCGAACGTCGGCCGCTATAAAATGAACAAAAAGCTTCATATTAAAAACCGTCTCTTTAACCAGCGTCTGGCGGAAACACTTGTCGACCCGGAAACAGGAGAAATCCTTGCAGAAGAAGGTTCAGTTATTGACCGTCGTGTACTCGACAAGCTTATCCCATACTTTGAAGACGGTTTGGCATTTGACCGCTACAACCTTCAGGGCGGCGTCATCAATGATGAAGATGTCGATCTTCAGTGCGTGAGAATTTATTCGCAGAAACCTTCTGAAGAAGGCGAAACGATTAAAGTAATCGCGAACGGCGGTATTGATACAAAAATCAAAAACATTACGCCGGCTGATATCGTGTCGTCCATCAGCTACTTCTTTAATCTCCTTCACGGAGTAGGCAACACAGATGATATTGACCATCTCGGTAACCGTCGTCTGCGTTCTGTCGGTGAACTGCTGCAGAACCAGTTCCGCATCGGTCTCTCCCGTATGGAGCGTGTTGTCCGTGAGCGGATGTCCATTCAGGATGCAAATATGATAACGCCGCAGGCACTTATCAACATTCGTCCGGTCATTGCCTCTATTAAAGAGTTTTTCGGAAGTTCCCAGCTGTCCCAGTTTATGGACCAGACAAACCCGCTTGCTGAGTTAACTCATAAGCGCCGTTTATCTGCGCTTGGACCCGGCGGTCTCACACGTGAACGTGCCGGATTTGAAGTACGTGACGTTCACTATTCCCACTACGGGCGTATGTGTCCGATCGAAACGCCGGAAGGTCCGAACATTGGACTGATCAACTCACTTTCTTCTTTTGCGAAGGTTAATCCATTCGGCTTTATCGAATCCCCTTACCGCAGAGTCGATCACGACAAAGCTCTCGTTACGCGGGAAGTCGATTATCTGACAGCGGACGAAGAGGACAACTATGTCGTAGCCCAGGCAAACGCCAAGCTGGATCAGGACGGAAAGTTTGTGGATGAGAATATTATCTGTCGTTTCCGCGGGGAAAACATTATTGTAGCCCGCGACCGCGTCGATTATATGGACGTATCGCCGAAGCAGGTTGTTTCTGCTGCAACGGCCTGTATCCCATTCCTGGAAAATGACGACTCCAACCGTGCTCTTATGGGTGCGAACATGCAGCGTCAGGCCGTTCCGCTTCTTGAGCCTCATTCACCACTCGTCGGAACCGGTATGGAACACGTTTCTGCGAAAGACTCCGGTGCTGCAATCGTAGCGCTCACAGGAGGACGCGTAGAGAAAGTTTCAGCGAAGTATATCGAAGTACGCGAAATCAAAACGATGGAAGGACGCGAAGTAGAAGGCGACGTGAAGCGATACAATCTCACGAAATTCGAACGCTCCAACCAAGGCACATGCTACAATCAGCGCCCGATCGTTTCTGAAGGCGATATAGTAGAAAAAGGCGAGATTCTCGCTGACGGCTCTTCTATGGAAAAAGGCGAAATGGCTCTTGGCCAGAACGTGCTCGTCGGCTTTATGACATGGGACGGTTATAACTATGAGGATGCAATCATTCTCAGTGAACGTCTCGTAAAAGACGATGTTTACACGTCGATTCATATCGAAGAGTACGAGTCGGAAGCGCGTGATACGAAGCTTGGACCGGAGGAAATCACCCGTGACATTCCAAACGTCGGTGACGATGCGCTCCGCAACCTTGATGAGCGCGGCATTATCCGCGTCGGTGCAGAAGTGAAAGACGGCGATATTCTCGTTGGTAAAGTGACGCCTAAAGGTGTTACGGAGCTGACAGCTGAAGAGCGTCTGCTTCATGCCATCTTCGGTGAAAAGGCCCGTGAAGTCCGTGATACTTCCCTTCGTGCTCCTCACGGCGGCGACGGTATCGTACTTGACGTGAAAATTTTCAACCGGGAAGACGGCGATGAACTGCCGCCTGGTGTGAATCAGCTTGTGCGGGTATATCTCGTCCAGAAGCGTAAGATTCATGAAGGAGATAAAATGGCCGGCCGTCACGGTAACAAAGGTGTTATTTCGAAGATTCTTCCGGAAGAAGATATGCCTTATATGCCGGATGGCACACCGATTGACATCATGCTTAACCCGCTCGGTGTACCTTCCCGGATGAACATCGGACAGGTGCTGGAGCTTCATATGGGTATGGCAGCACGTCAGCTTGGCATGCATATTGCAACGCCGGTATTTGACGGTGCCAACGAAGAAGACGTATGGTCGACGATCGAAGAAGCCGGCATGGCACGCGATGGTAAGACCGTTTTATATGACGGCCGTACCGGTGAGCCGTTTGACAGCCGTGTTTCTGTAGGCGTCAGCTATATGATCAAGCTTGCCCACATGGTAGATGATAAACTGCACGCCCGTTCTACAGGACCTTATTCCCTTGTTACCCAGCAGCCGCTCGGTGGTAAAGCACAATTCGGCGGACAGCGTTTTGGTGAAATGGAAGTATGGGCACTCGAAGCTTACGGTGCTGCCTACACTCTTCAGGAAATCCTGACGGTGAAGTCGGATGACACAATTGGACGTGTGAAAACGTACGAAGCGATCGTTAAAGGGGAAAACGTACCGGAACCGGGCGTTCCTGAATCGTTTAAAGTACTAATTAAAGAACTTCAGAGTCTCGGCATGGATGTCAAAATGCTCTCAGCAAATGACGAAGAAATTGATATGCTTGAAATCGATGAAGAAGAAGAGCAGGCAAATGACAAGCTTAACCTGAATCTCGAATCAGGCGGAGAATCGAACGCGTAACCGGTGAATTCGAATGCTGAAAGGGAGGTTGGCCCCTTGATAGATGTAAATAACTTTGAATATATGAAAATCGGCCTCGCTTCCTCCGACAAGATCCGCTCTTGGTCGCGCGGGGAAGTAAAAAAGCCGGAGACGATTAACTATCGTACTCTAAAGCCGGAGAAAGACGGTCTCTTCTGTGAGCGTATCTTCGGCCCGACAAAAGACTGGGAATGTCACTGTGGAAAATATAAGCGCGTACGCTATAAAGGCGTCGTCTGCGACCGCTGCGGTGTGGAAGTTACACGCGCAAAAGTCCGCAGGGAGCGCATGGGGCACATTGAACTTGCTGCCCCTGTTTCCCACATCTGGTACTTCAAAGGAATTCCGAGCCGTATGGGTCTTGTACTCGATATGTCTCCGCGTTCCCTGGAAGAAGTCATTTACTTCGCTTCCTATGTAGTGACTGACACCGGCGATACCCCGCTGGAGCTGAAGCAGCTTCTTTCTGAAAAAGAATACCGCAGCTACCGCGAAAAATACGGCCGCACGTTCAACGCCGAAATGGGCGCTGAAGCGATCCGCAAGCTCCTTGAAGACATCGATCTTGATAAAGAAGCGAATCAGCTGAAAGAAGAGCTGGAAACTGCTCAGGGACAGCGCCGTACGCGTGCAATTAAGCGTCTTGAAGTCATTGAAGCTTTCCGTCATTCCGATAACGATCCGGACTGGATGGTCCTCGACGTGCTCCCGGTTATTCCTCCGGAGCTTCGTCCGATGGTACAGCTCGACGGCGGACGTTTTGCTACATCCGACTTAAACGATTTATATCGACGTGTTATTAACCGTAACAACCGTCTGAAGCGTCTGCTGGACCTTGGTGCTCCAAGCATTATCGTTCAGAACGAGAAGCGTATGCTTCAGGAAGCAGTAGATGCTCTTATCGATAATGGCCGGCGCGGCCGTCCTGTTACAGGACCGGGTAACCGTCCGCTTAAATCTCTTTCTCATATGCTGAAAGGGAAGCAGGGACGTTTCCGTCAAAACCTTCTCGGTAAACGTGTTGACTATTCCGGTCGTTCCGTTATCGTCGTTGGTCCAAACCTGCAGATGTACCAGTGTGGACTTCCGAAAGAAATGGCGCTGGAGCTGTTTAAGCCATTCGTTATGAAAGAGCTTGTCAGTAAAGGGCTTGCCCACAACATTAAGAGTGCGAAGCGCAAAGTAGAGCGCGTGCACCCTGAAGTGTGGGATGTTTTGGAAGAAGTCATCCGGGAGCATCCGGTATTGTTAAACCGGGCACCAACACTTCACCGTCTCGGTATTCAGGCATTTGAACCGACGCTTGTAGAAGGACGCGCAATCAAGCTTCACCCGCTCGTATGTACAGCGTACAACGCTGACTTTGACGGTGACCAGATGGCTGTTCACGTGCCGCTTTCTGCAGAAGCGCAGGCGGAATCCCGTCTCCTTATGCTTGCAGCACAGAATATCCTGAATCCAAAAGACGGCAAGCCGGTAGTAACGCCTTCCCAGGACATGGTTTTAGGTAACTACTACTTGACGCTTGAGCGCGAAGGCGCAGTTGGAGAAGGCAGCAGGTTCAGCGGTCCAAGCGAAGTGATGACTGCTTATCAGAACGGCTACGTGCATCTTCATACACGGATTGCCCTGCCTGTAAAATCTATCGATAAAGATAACTTCAGGGAAGAATATGAAGATCATTTAATTCTCACTTCCGTCGGTAAAGTCATTTTCAACGAAATCCTTCCGAAGTCATTCCCTTATGTGAATGAACCGACGTCGGACAACCTGGAAATTGAAACTCCGCAAAAATTCTTCGTGCCGGGTGAAACCGACATTAAAAAAGAATTCGAAAACCGCGAACTCGTGGCGCCGTTTAAAAAAGGCTTCCTCGGCGATATCATTGCGGAAGTATTTAAAAAGTTCAAGATTTCCGAAACATCCGTTATGCTCGATAAGATGAAGGATCTTGGTTTCTACTATTCTACGAAAGCCGGTATTACAATCGGTGTTTCCGACATTGTCGTACTCAAAGACAAGCAGGACATCCTCGATGATGCCGAAGAAAAAGTCACTAAAATTTCCAAGCAGTTCCGTCGTGGTCTGATCACAGAAGAGGAACGTTACGATAAAGTTATTGAAGTGTGGAGTAAAGCGAAAGACGTTATCCAGGAGAAGCTTCTTGGAACACTTGATAAAACAAACCCTATCTTCATGATGAGTGACTCCGGAGCCCGTGGTAACGCCTCCAACTTCACTCAGCTTGCAGGTATGCGTGGTCTGATGGCAAATCCATCCGGACGTATTATCGAGCTTCCGATCAAATCCAGTTTCCGTGAAGGTCTGACAGTACTTGAGTACTTTATTTCCACACACGGTGCCCGTAAAGGTCTTGCAGATACGGCTCTGAAAACGGCCGACTCAGGTTATCTGACCCGTCGACTCGTTGACGTAGCTCAGGACGTTATTATCCGTGAAGAGGACTGCGGAACGGACCGTGGACTTGAAGTAAAAGCCATTACAGACGGCGCGGAAGTTATCGAACCGCTTTACGACCGCCTCGTCGGTCGTGTATCCTTCCAGAACCTTTATCATCCGGAGACGAATGAACTTCTCGTTTCACGAAATGAAGATATTTCGGAAGATATGGCAAAAGTTATCGATGACGCCGGTATTGAAACAGTGCTTATCCGTTCTGTCTTCACGTGTGACACAAAGCACGGTTCCTGTAAGAAATGTTACGGACGCAACCTGGCTACAGGTGCAGAAGTGGAAGTCGGGGAAGCTGTCGGTATTATTGCAGCCCAGTCGATCGGTGAGCCGGGTACCCAGCTTACAATGCGTACCTTCCACACAGGCGGTGTAGCCGGAGACGATATTACCCAGGGTCTGCCTCGTATTCAGGAAGTATTTGAAGCCCGTAATCCGAAAGGTCAGGCGACTATTTCTGAAATAAAAGGTAAGGTCATGGATATTAAGGATAACGGAGACAAGAAAGAAATCCTTATCCAGAACGATATTGAATCACGGACGTATCAAACCTTGTACGGCTCCCGTATGAAATCGGAAATCGGTGATGAAGTAAGACCGGGTCAGGAACTGACAGAAGGTTCTATTGATCCGAAAGAACTTCTTACAATTTCCGGTGTTCACGGAGTACAGGAATACCTGCTTCGTGAAGTACAGAAAGTTTACCGTATGCAGGGTGTTGAAATCGGCGATAAGCACGTGGAAGTCATGGTCCGCCAGATGATGCGCAAAGTACGCGTGATTGATGCCGGAGATACAAACGTTCTCCCAGGCTCACTCGTGGAAATCCATCAGTTTAACGACGTCAATAAAGATATCCTTCTTAAAGGACGCCGTCCGGCAACCGGACTGCCGGTACTGCTCGGTATCACTAAAGCTTCTCTCGAAACAGACTCTTTCCTTTCTGCCGCATCCTTCCAGGAAACGACACGTGTCCTGACTGATGCAGCGATCAAAGGCAAGCGCGACGAGCTCGTCGGACTGAAAGAGAATGTTATTATCGGTAAGCTTGTACCAGCAGGAACAGGTATGCAGCGCTACCGTCAGATGAAGCACATCGATACGGTAGAGAAAAATGAAGGAACGATGGAAGAAGTAACAGCACAGGAGCAGGAATAAGATTCAGGCCGGGAGCACAGGCTGCTCCCTGGGTTCCTGACTCCGATTGCCGGAACAGATGAGTGTCAGACAGAAAATCCTTAATAAAGGTGTTGACACTCCTCGACCCCGGTGATACTATATTTAAGTGTGCCAAACACCTGATGCTTTGGAGGATTAGAATGTCTTATGAAAAAGTAGCACAGGCAGCAGAGAAAGTCGTCGGCACGAAACAGACGCTTAAAGCACTGGAAAGTGATCAGGTAAGAGAGCTGGTGGTTGCACAGGATGCCGACAGCGACATTCTCGACAGAGTACTCGCAGCGGCGGAAACACAGGCTGTCCCAGTAGGTTATGTGGAGTCAATGAAAAAACTCGGCAGGGCCTGCGGAATAGATGTGAATGCAGCAATCGTAGCTATAAAAAAGTAAAAAAAGTTTTTGCTGATTTCAGCGTAAACCAGCAAAAACTTTCCTTTTACCCATTTGTGAACCACCTGGACCAGTGGGCTTGCAATTTGAAAAAAGAAGGGAGGACAAATCAATGCCTACAATTAATCAACTAGTACGTCAGGGCCGCGCTTCCAAGCCGACCAAGTCAGATTCCCCTGCTCTTAACCGTGGCTACAACAGCTATAAGAAAAAGCAGACTCATGAGGATTCTCCGCAGAAACGCGGTGTTTGTACTCGTGTTGGAACAATGACACCGAAGAAGCCGAACTCGGCCCTTCGTAAGTACGCACGTGTTCGTCTAACGAACCAGATTGAAGTAACAGCATACATCCCTGGTATCGGCCACAACCTTCAGGAGCACAGTGTTGTGCTTATCCGTGGAGGACGTGTGAAGGACTTACCGGGTGTGCGTTACCACATCGTTCGTGGAGCACTCGACACAGCAGGCGTAGACGGACGACGTCAAAGCCGCTCTAAGTATGGAACAAAGCGACCAAAGCCAGCAAAGAAATAAATTGACTGCCAAGACAGTCTTATTATGATCGAAAGGAGGGACCTATATGCCTCGTAAAGGACCAGTACCTCGCCGCGATGTATTAGCCGACCCTATCTATAAGTCAAAACTTGTTACCCGTCTGATCAACCGTATTATGATCGACGGCAAAAAGGGAACAGCTCAGAAGTCACTATATAACGCATTTGACCTTGTACGCGAGCGTTCCGGCAAAGATCCTCAGGAAGTGTTTGAAGAAGCACTCAAGAACATCATGCCGGTACTAGAAGTTAAAGCTCGTCGTGTGGGCGGTGCAAACTATCAGGTGCCAATCGAAGTAAAGCCGGAGCGTCGTACGACACTCGGACTTCGCTGGCTCGTAAGCTATGCACGTATTCGTGGTGAAAAAACGATGGAAGAGCGTCTAGCTAATGAAATCATGGATGCAGCTAACAACACAGGTGCAGCAGTGAAGAAACGTGAAGAAACACACAAAATGGCAGAAGCAAATAAAGCATTTGCTCATTACCGCTGGTAAGCCTTGTTTGTATGTGTTCATTACAGCTGAGGAAAGACGGAGTGCGCTCCGCTTTCGCTCAGTAATACATTGATTCACAGGAAGGAGAAAGACACATGCCAAGAGAGTTCTCCTTAGAAAAGACACGTAATATTGGTATTATGGCTCACATCGACGCTGGTAAGACAACGGCGACTGAGCGTATTCTTTTCTACACAGGACGTATCCATAAAATTGGTGAAACTCACGACGGCGGCTCCCAGATGGACTGGATGGAGCAGGAGCAGGAACGTGGGATCACAATTACGTCTGCAGCAACAACAGCATCGTGGAGAGAGCACCGTATCAACATCATCGATACACCGGGCCACGTAGACTTCACAGTAGAAGTTGAACGTTCCCTTCGTGTACTCGACGGAGCTGTAGCTGTCCTTGACGCACAGTCCGGTGTTGAACCGCAGACAGAAACAGTATGGCGTCAAGCGACGACATACGGTGTACCACGAATCGTTTTCGTTAACAAAATGGATAAAATCGGAGCAGACTTTATCTATTCCCTTGGAACATTGACAGACAGACTGGGTGCTAACTCAGCAGCTGTTCAGCTTCCAATCGGGGCGGAAGACGATTTTGAAGGGATCATTGATCTCATTGAAATGAAAGCTTTCTTCTATCTTGACGACCTTGGACAACGCAGCGAAGAGCGCGACATTCCTGAAGAATTCCAAGCTCAGGCAGAAGAGTACCGTGAGAAATTGATTGAAGCCGTTTCCGACTTCGATGAAGATCTTATGATGCTTTATCTTGAAGGAGAAGAAATTGATACACCAACGCTTAAAAAAGCAATCCGTACAGCAACATGCAGCGTAGAATTCTACCCTGTTTTCTGTGGATCTGCATTTAAGAACAAAGGTGTTCAGCTTCTTATGGACGGCGTTGTTGATTATCTTCCTGCACCAACAGATGTTGCTGCAATCGAAGGTCATCTTCCGGAATCCGAAGAGAGAGTAACCCGCCCTGCGGACGATAAAGAACCTTTCTCTGCGCTTGCCTTCAAGGTAGCAACGGATCCATTCGTCGGTAAGCTTACTTTCTTCCGCGTTTATTCCGGTACGGTTGACGCAGGTTCTTATGTTGTTAACTCATCAAAAGGCAAGCGTGAGCGTATGGGACGTATCCTGCAGATGCACGCCAATCACCGTGAAGAAATCCCGACATGCTACGCAGGGGATATCGCAGCAGGTGTAGGTTTAAAAGATACTTCTACAGGGGACACTCTTTGTGACGAAAAGAATCTCGTTATTCTTGAGTCCATGGAATTCCCTGAGCCGGTAATCCACCTTTCCGTTGAGCCTGCTTCTAAAGCAGACCAGGACAAGATGGGTATGGCACTGGCAAAACTTGCAGAGGAAGATCCAACTTTCCGCACGCATACAGATGAAGAAACGGGCCAGACGATCATCGGCGGTATGGGTGAGCTTCACCTTGATATCATCGTTGACCGGCTGAAGCGTGAATTCAAAGTAGGCGCGAATGTTGGTGCTCCGCAGGTATCTTACCGTGAAACAATCCGCGAAAGCGCGAAGTGTGAAGGTAAGTTTGTTCGACAGTCCGGTGGACGCGGCCAGTTCGGTCACGTTTGGGTGGAATTCACTCCAAACGATGAAGGCGGCGGCTTTGAATTCATCGACAATATCGTCGGTGGTGTCGTTCCACGTGAATATATCGGATCTGTTGAGCAGGGCATAAAAGAATCCCTTGATAACGGCCTTCTTGCCGGCTACCCACTGGTAGACGTAAAAGCCCGTCTATACGATGGTTCTTACCACGATGTCGACTCCAACGAGATGGCATTTAAGGTTGCTGCTTCCATGGCTTTCAAGGAAGCAAAGAACAAGTGTAAGCCTGTTCTTCTCGAGCCGATCATGAAGGTTGAAGTTGTCATGCCTGAAGAATATATGGGTGACATCATGGGTGACATTACGTCACGCCGTGGACGAGTAGAAGGAATGGAAGCACGAGGAAACGCCCAGACAGTTAAAGCAATGGTTCCATTAGCTGAAATGTTTGGTTACGCGACTTCCCTTCGTTCCAATACGCAGGGCCGCGGTCAGTATTCCATGCACTTCGACCATTATGAAGAAGTACCAAAGAGTATTTCTGAAGAAATCATCAAAAAATCATCCGGTCAGTAAACCAGGTGATTGTCAGGTTTCAGATTTTGTTGTAAGCTGATTAAGGTGATTGATTCACGTCTTTCACCTTATTCTAAGAAATAAAAAATAAATTAACTATATGTAAGGAGGATTTCGATCATGGGAAAAGCAAAATTTGATCGTTCCAAAACGCATGCCAACATCGGTACAATTGGACACGTTGACCACGGAAAAACAACTCTGACAGCAGCAATCACTCACGTACTTCACAAGAACTCTGGTAAAGGTACTGCAATGAAGTATGACCAGATTGACGGTGCTCCGGAAGAGCGCGAGCGTGGAATCACAATCTCCACTGCACACGTTGAGTACGAAACAGACACTCGTCACTATGCACACGTGGACTGCCCAGGTCACGCTGACTATGTTAAAAACATGATCACTGGTGCAGCTCAGATGGACGGAGCTATCCTTGTAGTATCTGCAGCGGACGGCCCAATGCCACAAACTCGTGAGCACATTCTACTTTCACGTCAGGTAGGGGTACCTTCAATCGTAGTATTCCTTAACAAAACTGACCAGGTAGACGACGAAGAGCTTCTTGAGCTTGTAGAAATGGAAGTACGCGAGCTTCTTTCTGAGTATGACTTCCCTGGCGACGACATTCCTGTCGTTAAAGGTTCTGCCCTTAAAGCACTTGAAGGCGATGCAGATGCTGAAAACGCAATTGTTGAGCTTATGAAAGCAGTTGACGAGTATATCCCAACTCCGGACCGCGACAAAGACAAGCCGTTCATGATGCCGGTAGAGGACGTATTCTCTATCACTGGCCGTGGTACTGTAGCAACAGGCCGTGTTGAGCGTGGACAGCTTAACGTCGGTGACGAAGTTGAAATCATCGGTCTTGCAGAGTCTCCAACGAAGACTACTGTAACTGGTGTTGAAATGTTCCGTAAGCTTCTTGACTATGCTGAAGCTGGTGACAACATTGGTGCGCTTCTACGTGGTGTATCCCGTGACGACATCAACCGTGGCCAGGTTCTTGCTAAGCCAGGAACTATCACTCCACACACAAAGTTCAAAGCGGAAGTTTATGTACTTTCAAAAGAAGAAGGTGGACGTCACACTCCATTCTTCACTAACTACCGCCCACAGTTCTACTTCCGTACTACGGACGTAACTGGTGTTACTCAGCTTCCTGAAGGCGTAGAAATGGTTATGCCTGGGGACAACGTTGAGATGACAGTTGAACTCATTTCACCAATCGCGATCGAAGAGGGAACTAAGTTCTCTATCCGCGAAGGTGGACGTACAGTTGGAGCTGGCGTTGTAGCAAACATCATGGAGTAGTATTTACTCTTCTGAAGCCGAGCGAATTATCGCTCGGCTTTTTTTGTGCTTTTTTCGGGGGCAGGAGGTGAGTCTGACGGCTTTTCGCTGACGATGAATTCCGGTGCTGGAACGATGAATTAATCCAATTTCAGCCTCCTTAAAATCAGTTAAGCTCTCCCATTTGAGAGTAAAGGTCCCTATTGAGAGTAACTCCCTATGGAAAATCAGTTAACTGCTGTTCATGCAGAGTAAAATCCTGCTATTGAGAGTAAATGAACCATTTTCCTCCTCGCTTTATCTCGTTCAGCAAAATATAATAGCTAAAACAGAACTTTTGTTCTCTTTTCAGTGGTAATATCATTAAAATGTGACTATAATCAACATATATTCATTTTGAAAAGGAGCTGTTATATGAATACATTTAAGCTGAAAAGACCTTTATATCTTTATCAATATGAGGCACTGCTGCGCAGGCTGCCGCAGAGGCATGCCCAGTATAACGCTATAAAAAAGGACTATCACAAATATTTGGCGGGATTTCAAGGAGAGGAATCACTGGATTATATCCTTTCGATTGTAAATTTACATAAAGAAGCTTTTATATGCAGAGGGCTTCGGCTAAAAAATAAAGCTAACGATTATTTCTTTCAAATTGATCTGCTAGTCGTCACTCCTTATTTTATTTATATTGGTGAAGTGAAAAACCATACAGGAAAATTAGTCTTCGAACCTGATTATGGACAGATGACTCAATTGAAAGGAGAAGCAGCTAATACTTATCCCTGCCCTCTTCAACAAAGTAAGCGGCAGGCACGTCAGCTGCAGGTTTGGCTGAGTGACCATTCTCTTCAGGAAACTCCTGTTTACGCTCATGCGATGATATCCAACCCGCACTCACAGATTTCTTCCAACACCCCTATTCCAGAGTTATACCATGCAGATCTTTTACCTGAGATGCTGGACTCCCTCAACTTAACTAATTCCAAACGCATTTATACCCGTGCACATCTCCAAAAATTAGAAAAGCTATTGAAGAAAGAGAACGAAGAGGCGAATCATTTTCTTATTGAAAAATATAATCTGCACTCTCACGAAGTAATACAAACCATCTGCTGTCGTTTTTGCTCTTCACGAAGACTCCGCCGCTTCCGTCAAAAGTGGTACTGTACTTCCTGCAGAGAAAAAGATGAGCAGACCCATATGGAGGGACTGCAGGATCTTGCTTTACTGAATGTAGGATTCCAATCTTTAAGTACGTACCGCATTTTTCTTGCACATATCTCTGCTGCTACGGCGAAAGGCTTGATAAGTCCTTACGTAATTGCAAATGAATATAAGTGTAAAGGAAGAAAGTACAAACTGGACATAAACAAATTTTGAATGAGCGTTAATTCAAGAGATAGGTCCTTTTAAAAAAGAGGCCTGTTTTTTTGTGGAAGTGGTGAATGATGAATTCCGGTGCTGAAACGATGAATTAATCCAATTTCAGCCCCCTTAAAATCAGTTGAGCTCTCCCATTTGAGAGTAAAGGTCCCTATTGAGAGTAACTCCCTATGAAAAATCAGTTAACTGCTGTTCATACACAGTAAAACCCTGCTATTGAGAGTAAATACAGCTGCAACCACACATGGCTTCAAAAAGATAAACCGCCTCACCAAAAATAAGCAGCTTTCTTCTATATAATAGAAATCACTCAAGATTACATCCCAAAGGTGATCGCAGCAAAAGATGGATACGCAGCAATTCTGCGTAAGTAATGCGAAAACTTAACTGGAGGCCCGAGTA is a window from the Alkalicoccus halolimnae genome containing:
- the rpoB gene encoding DNA-directed RNA polymerase subunit beta is translated as MAGQLVQYGRHRQRRSYARINEVLDLPNLIEIQTASYQWFLDEGIQEMFQDISPIEDFTGNLVLEFVDYSLGEPKYPVDESKERDVTYSAPLRVKVRLINKETGEVKEQEVFMGDFPLMTDTGTFVINGAERVIVSQLVRSPSVYFSQKLDKNGKRGYTTTVIPNRGAWLELETDAKDVVYVRIDRTRKIPATVLLRALGFGSDQEIIDLLGEDEYLRNTLEKDNTDGSEKALLEIYERLRPGEPPTVDSAKSLLDSRFFDPKRYDLANVGRYKMNKKLHIKNRLFNQRLAETLVDPETGEILAEEGSVIDRRVLDKLIPYFEDGLAFDRYNLQGGVINDEDVDLQCVRIYSQKPSEEGETIKVIANGGIDTKIKNITPADIVSSISYFFNLLHGVGNTDDIDHLGNRRLRSVGELLQNQFRIGLSRMERVVRERMSIQDANMITPQALINIRPVIASIKEFFGSSQLSQFMDQTNPLAELTHKRRLSALGPGGLTRERAGFEVRDVHYSHYGRMCPIETPEGPNIGLINSLSSFAKVNPFGFIESPYRRVDHDKALVTREVDYLTADEEDNYVVAQANAKLDQDGKFVDENIICRFRGENIIVARDRVDYMDVSPKQVVSAATACIPFLENDDSNRALMGANMQRQAVPLLEPHSPLVGTGMEHVSAKDSGAAIVALTGGRVEKVSAKYIEVREIKTMEGREVEGDVKRYNLTKFERSNQGTCYNQRPIVSEGDIVEKGEILADGSSMEKGEMALGQNVLVGFMTWDGYNYEDAIILSERLVKDDVYTSIHIEEYESEARDTKLGPEEITRDIPNVGDDALRNLDERGIIRVGAEVKDGDILVGKVTPKGVTELTAEERLLHAIFGEKAREVRDTSLRAPHGGDGIVLDVKIFNREDGDELPPGVNQLVRVYLVQKRKIHEGDKMAGRHGNKGVISKILPEEDMPYMPDGTPIDIMLNPLGVPSRMNIGQVLELHMGMAARQLGMHIATPVFDGANEEDVWSTIEEAGMARDGKTVLYDGRTGEPFDSRVSVGVSYMIKLAHMVDDKLHARSTGPYSLVTQQPLGGKAQFGGQRFGEMEVWALEAYGAAYTLQEILTVKSDDTIGRVKTYEAIVKGENVPEPGVPESFKVLIKELQSLGMDVKMLSANDEEIDMLEIDEEEEQANDKLNLNLESGGESNA
- the rpoC gene encoding DNA-directed RNA polymerase subunit beta', translating into MIDVNNFEYMKIGLASSDKIRSWSRGEVKKPETINYRTLKPEKDGLFCERIFGPTKDWECHCGKYKRVRYKGVVCDRCGVEVTRAKVRRERMGHIELAAPVSHIWYFKGIPSRMGLVLDMSPRSLEEVIYFASYVVTDTGDTPLELKQLLSEKEYRSYREKYGRTFNAEMGAEAIRKLLEDIDLDKEANQLKEELETAQGQRRTRAIKRLEVIEAFRHSDNDPDWMVLDVLPVIPPELRPMVQLDGGRFATSDLNDLYRRVINRNNRLKRLLDLGAPSIIVQNEKRMLQEAVDALIDNGRRGRPVTGPGNRPLKSLSHMLKGKQGRFRQNLLGKRVDYSGRSVIVVGPNLQMYQCGLPKEMALELFKPFVMKELVSKGLAHNIKSAKRKVERVHPEVWDVLEEVIREHPVLLNRAPTLHRLGIQAFEPTLVEGRAIKLHPLVCTAYNADFDGDQMAVHVPLSAEAQAESRLLMLAAQNILNPKDGKPVVTPSQDMVLGNYYLTLEREGAVGEGSRFSGPSEVMTAYQNGYVHLHTRIALPVKSIDKDNFREEYEDHLILTSVGKVIFNEILPKSFPYVNEPTSDNLEIETPQKFFVPGETDIKKEFENRELVAPFKKGFLGDIIAEVFKKFKISETSVMLDKMKDLGFYYSTKAGITIGVSDIVVLKDKQDILDDAEEKVTKISKQFRRGLITEEERYDKVIEVWSKAKDVIQEKLLGTLDKTNPIFMMSDSGARGNASNFTQLAGMRGLMANPSGRIIELPIKSSFREGLTVLEYFISTHGARKGLADTALKTADSGYLTRRLVDVAQDVIIREEDCGTDRGLEVKAITDGAEVIEPLYDRLVGRVSFQNLYHPETNELLVSRNEDISEDMAKVIDDAGIETVLIRSVFTCDTKHGSCKKCYGRNLATGAEVEVGEAVGIIAAQSIGEPGTQLTMRTFHTGGVAGDDITQGLPRIQEVFEARNPKGQATISEIKGKVMDIKDNGDKKEILIQNDIESRTYQTLYGSRMKSEIGDEVRPGQELTEGSIDPKELLTISGVHGVQEYLLREVQKVYRMQGVEIGDKHVEVMVRQMMRKVRVIDAGDTNVLPGSLVEIHQFNDVNKDILLKGRRPATGLPVLLGITKASLETDSFLSAASFQETTRVLTDAAIKGKRDELVGLKENVIIGKLVPAGTGMQRYRQMKHIDTVEKNEGTMEEVTAQEQE
- a CDS encoding 50S ribosomal protein L7ae-like protein codes for the protein MSYEKVAQAAEKVVGTKQTLKALESDQVRELVVAQDADSDILDRVLAAAETQAVPVGYVESMKKLGRACGIDVNAAIVAIKK